In Nitrospira sp., a single genomic region encodes these proteins:
- a CDS encoding alginate export family protein, with amino-acid sequence MTAIIGRSARSSTAFVAFVLICGTFTFSVPAVCSSEDRVTTPPAHEAPGSEASPPSDTTEEKQEPRFGPLRQRLHDIVMSDGSAVQLPQSPFHLDQALHVPDWLHLGVDFRTRYESYSQPVKKNETTGGAQLSERTDVNMEMRYKPFKFHAEFLDARPLYNYGVTVSNTMENRTDALQLYGSLWTDNFLGLGQPTELQIGKFTQAFGKSRLIARSFYSNVPPSFVGVHWSLGTPTDWQVRAFVMRPMKNHQTSTDTMNSHTSFYGLSYLNQRRPWLHHELYAFVLTQNDLAQGTTGQNQEQITTGRRPHLSTLGFRVFQPEATGAFNYEIESTYQFGESALQPGSPPLTTFAFFQHGELGYTFNALWKPAIRVEYDYASGDKDPNDTQNGTFDPLFGTYGFSFNPTGIWGLFKRSNINSPGYVISVQPVKNFQVSFKQRFWWLAQAKDLFQGANLQDPKGQAGTYLGMDFDTRVAWTVSPNLIVEGGWLYLIKGSYYSNLLKQGVAGSPNDKNSDYLFVSARLIF; translated from the coding sequence ATGACCGCGATTATTGGGCGCTCAGCAAGGTCCTCCACCGCCTTCGTCGCTTTTGTGTTGATCTGTGGCACTTTCACTTTCTCGGTTCCGGCTGTATGTTCAAGTGAGGATCGCGTCACGACTCCGCCGGCTCATGAAGCTCCCGGATCGGAAGCATCGCCGCCATCTGACACCACCGAGGAGAAGCAGGAACCGCGGTTTGGCCCTCTCAGGCAACGGCTCCACGACATCGTGATGTCGGATGGGTCAGCCGTACAACTCCCTCAATCGCCATTCCATCTTGATCAAGCGCTCCATGTTCCGGACTGGCTCCATTTGGGCGTTGATTTCCGGACCCGCTATGAATCCTACAGTCAGCCGGTCAAGAAGAACGAGACTACTGGCGGGGCACAGTTGTCCGAACGCACCGATGTCAACATGGAGATGCGCTATAAGCCATTTAAATTTCACGCGGAGTTTCTGGACGCCCGCCCGCTGTACAACTACGGTGTGACCGTGAGTAACACCATGGAAAATCGGACCGATGCGCTTCAGCTTTACGGCAGTCTGTGGACCGATAATTTTCTAGGATTGGGTCAGCCGACTGAACTGCAGATTGGCAAGTTTACTCAGGCCTTCGGAAAAAGCCGGCTCATTGCACGAAGTTTCTACAGTAACGTCCCCCCTTCGTTCGTCGGCGTCCACTGGTCGTTGGGAACGCCCACTGATTGGCAAGTCCGGGCGTTTGTCATGCGTCCGATGAAAAATCATCAGACTTCAACTGACACGATGAATTCGCACACAAGCTTCTATGGACTCTCCTACCTCAATCAGCGCAGGCCCTGGCTCCACCACGAGCTCTATGCCTTTGTTCTCACGCAAAATGACCTGGCGCAGGGCACCACCGGCCAAAACCAAGAGCAAATCACGACAGGCCGGCGACCGCATCTCAGCACTCTGGGCTTTCGGGTGTTCCAGCCGGAGGCGACGGGAGCGTTCAACTACGAAATCGAATCCACCTATCAGTTCGGCGAATCAGCACTGCAGCCTGGCAGCCCTCCCTTGACGACATTTGCATTCTTCCAGCATGGAGAACTGGGCTACACGTTCAATGCTCTGTGGAAACCAGCGATTCGCGTTGAATATGACTATGCTAGCGGCGATAAAGATCCCAACGATACTCAGAATGGTACCTTTGACCCGCTCTTCGGCACATACGGATTTTCCTTCAACCCGACAGGTATTTGGGGCCTGTTCAAGCGGTCGAATATCAACTCCCCGGGGTATGTCATTTCGGTGCAACCGGTGAAGAATTTTCAGGTCTCGTTCAAACAGCGGTTTTGGTGGTTGGCACAGGCCAAAGACCTATTCCAAGGGGCAAACTTGCAAGACCCGAAAGGACAAGCTGGTACCTATCTGGGCATGGACTTTGACACGCGCGTGGCCTGGACAGTGAGCCCGAATCTCATCGTTGAAGGAGGATGGCTGTATCTGATCAAAGGCAGCTATTACTCCAATCTCTTAAAGCAAGGGGTGGCTGGTTCGCCTAATGATAAGAACAGTGACTATCTGTTCGTGTCTGCGCGGCTTATCTTCTAA
- a CDS encoding transporter translates to MVEPTRTFFSRKSGTELFMTGGLMANTTNPHTDYWTAPEFHLEYVTNQLVSNFLSIGLHGYFYSQIANDHPGPTGATALNLLNLNTSAVRSQSYGLGPQIN, encoded by the coding sequence CTGGTTGAACCCACCCGCACCTTTTTTTCACGAAAATCTGGGACGGAGCTGTTCATGACGGGAGGCCTGATGGCCAACACCACCAACCCGCATACCGATTACTGGACTGCTCCTGAATTCCACCTTGAGTACGTCACCAACCAACTTGTGAGCAATTTTCTGTCCATCGGGCTGCATGGTTATTTCTACTCGCAAATCGCCAATGACCACCCGGGCCCCACAGGAGCCACTGCTCTCAACTTGCTGAATCTCAACACCAGCGCAGTCAGGAGCCAGTCGTACGGTCTCGGCCCACAAATCAACTAG